A window of the Chloroflexota bacterium genome harbors these coding sequences:
- a CDS encoding polysaccharide biosynthesis tyrosine autokinase, with translation METNIMLENPPPLLADDLRQYLRLTGRWSWLILLAAFLAGLSAFIVSQQMQPVYQASTTIIVSEAPATQVGEAYTALLTSQRLAQTYAEMMVKKPVLNEVVANLELAINLDDLHDMITVQSVRDTQLIDVAIEDTNPQRAADIANEIVVVFGAQNQAMQEARYASTKERLMLQLEEIQQKIAEFEASIAALGESEAQAIERSRLELSLIQSQQTYTNTMQSYEQVNLAEVETISNVVQVEIADAPEIPIRPRILMNTALASVVGAMLAVGSIFLIEALDDTIRNIDQVNQILKLPVLGMIRKMEESDAPITAVQPRAPASEDFRSLRTNIQFASVDYPLTTILVTSPTPGDGKTTVAINLSIILAQSGKKITLLDTDLRRPRIHHQLKISNRWGLTSLFMNEDIYLESVLRKNNSTGLTVITSGVLPPNPAELLASDKMYQLISNIKTESDVVIFDSPPLTAVTDAAVLSKHVDGVILVLSLGRTRLAAAQQAVKQLQQVGANILGVVVNNIRSTKSPYHYVYASEYSDENYFRHKPENKIKAKPANSRRREVSNVQ, from the coding sequence ATGGAAACAAATATAATGCTCGAAAATCCACCCCCTTTGCTCGCGGACGATTTACGGCAGTATTTACGGCTGACCGGGCGCTGGAGTTGGTTGATCTTACTTGCGGCATTTCTGGCCGGGCTTTCCGCGTTCATTGTCAGCCAACAGATGCAGCCGGTGTATCAGGCATCTACAACGATCATTGTAAGTGAAGCACCCGCCACACAGGTTGGCGAGGCCTACACTGCGTTGCTTACCAGCCAGCGACTTGCCCAAACCTATGCAGAAATGATGGTAAAGAAGCCGGTACTCAACGAAGTTGTTGCTAATTTAGAACTTGCAATCAATTTGGATGATTTACACGATATGATCACCGTGCAATCCGTGCGCGATACGCAATTGATCGATGTGGCAATCGAGGATACCAACCCGCAGCGGGCGGCAGATATTGCCAACGAGATCGTCGTCGTTTTTGGCGCGCAGAACCAGGCCATGCAAGAAGCGCGCTATGCAAGCACAAAAGAACGCCTGATGTTGCAACTGGAAGAGATTCAGCAAAAAATTGCCGAATTCGAGGCTTCAATTGCAGCCTTAGGCGAATCGGAGGCACAGGCGATTGAGCGCTCACGCCTGGAATTGAGTTTAATTCAATCTCAACAAACCTATACCAATACTATGCAAAGTTATGAGCAGGTGAATCTGGCCGAAGTAGAGACGATTTCGAATGTGGTTCAGGTTGAAATTGCTGATGCGCCCGAAATACCCATTCGACCGCGCATCCTAATGAATACGGCGCTAGCTAGCGTCGTGGGGGCAATGCTGGCCGTGGGCAGCATTTTTCTGATTGAAGCCCTGGATGATACGATTCGCAATATTGATCAGGTAAATCAAATTTTGAAATTGCCGGTATTAGGCATGATCCGCAAAATGGAGGAGAGTGATGCGCCGATTACGGCAGTGCAACCACGCGCGCCTGCTTCCGAAGATTTTCGCTCCCTGCGCACCAATATCCAGTTTGCCAGTGTAGATTATCCACTGACGACAATTTTAGTAACCAGTCCCACACCGGGAGATGGTAAAACAACGGTAGCTATCAACCTGAGTATAATTCTGGCCCAGAGCGGAAAAAAAATTACTCTGCTTGATACTGACTTACGGCGGCCGCGGATTCACCATCAGCTAAAAATATCCAATCGCTGGGGGCTTACCTCGCTATTCATGAACGAAGATATTTATCTGGAGAGCGTACTGCGTAAAAACAATTCTACTGGCCTTACCGTAATTACCTCGGGGGTCTTACCACCTAATCCGGCAGAACTACTCGCTTCGGATAAAATGTATCAGTTAATTTCCAATATTAAAACAGAATCGGATGTAGTGATTTTTGATTCGCCGCCCCTGACTGCAGTGACCGACGCCGCCGTACTCAGCAAACATGTCGATGGGGTTATTCTCGTGCTCTCGCTGGGTAGAACCCGTCTGGCTGCGGCTCAACAAGCCGTGAAGCAATTGCAACAAGTCGGGGCAAATATTTTGGGGGTCGTGGTAAATAATATCCGCTCAACAAAATCACCCTATCATTATGTGTATGCATCTGAGTACTCGGATGAAAATTACTTTCGGCATAAACCAGAAAATAAAATAAAAGCCAAACCCGCAAATTCGCGCCGCAGAGAAGTTTCGAATGTTCAATAA
- a CDS encoding DUF4012 domain-containing protein, with amino-acid sequence MVKPHRVRNFIFFIISVASILWADALFYFTIHLVEESSVYTSVNSTNMFSVTEFNTWGSHLPVLDRDLQILRRLSWPLTPVFKVANSLPGIGKSLGQVPILLHFSANLAEAGHLVYTNLSPILAMTQAETLNEDYLQQIYRVLSEARPEISRAAEALANARAIRPQIETAQLPHQLGDAIQQFDEQYTEIQQGLQILMLIPDLLGSEEQPRAYLVLAQNRDELRATGGFISGIGIAEFAAGDIVNLTMQDSYAVDDFAKNYPPPPDALHQFMLAGLWLPRDANWSPDFPTAARSAQDLYTLSTSQATHGVIAVDQEAVKMLLNHLGELDLAAFSETVTAENVEYLMQQAWADSPDAALSQEWWQHRKDFMPQLGGALAENFLALRDVEKLLNIGRAALESLKAGHILIYVNQPEIQNALAKIGLDHSVHPGEGDFLYLVDSNVSFNKTDAVIQRQITYLVNFSNPEMIPAMLIVKYTHNGTQAVACVHQADYGSGVYADMQARCYWDYWRAYIAPDTAVIGTNSTPVSGTWLLSGEDWAGEVSSGTGEGNAQMLSGFFVLPSAQNQDIVLELVLNPRILQRYVAGTLSYSLRVQKQAGLLTLPLVLQIKPPSGYQITKPETGWAQDSESGFWVWSGDMMGTQEFEITFEAIQEFP; translated from the coding sequence GTGGTAAAACCACATCGCGTGCGCAATTTCATCTTTTTTATTATTAGCGTTGCCAGCATTCTGTGGGCAGATGCACTTTTCTATTTTACCATTCATCTCGTTGAAGAATCATCGGTCTATACATCTGTTAATTCCACCAATATGTTTTCGGTTACAGAATTTAACACTTGGGGCAGCCACCTTCCGGTGCTGGACCGCGATTTACAGATATTACGCCGACTTTCCTGGCCGCTAACGCCTGTCTTCAAGGTAGCAAATTCCTTGCCAGGTATAGGCAAATCTCTGGGTCAGGTGCCTATTCTGCTGCATTTTTCGGCAAATCTGGCCGAGGCAGGCCATTTAGTATACACGAATTTATCGCCTATCCTCGCCATGACCCAGGCAGAGACACTCAACGAAGATTATTTGCAACAGATTTACAGGGTCCTTTCGGAAGCCCGACCCGAAATTTCACGCGCCGCCGAAGCACTGGCCAACGCCCGGGCAATTCGCCCACAGATTGAAACAGCGCAACTCCCCCATCAACTTGGCGATGCAATCCAGCAATTTGATGAACAATATACAGAAATACAACAAGGGCTACAAATCCTGATGTTGATTCCAGATTTACTGGGCAGCGAGGAGCAGCCGCGCGCCTACCTGGTGCTAGCTCAAAACCGGGATGAATTGCGTGCCACAGGGGGGTTTATCTCCGGCATTGGCATCGCCGAATTTGCGGCAGGTGATATTGTCAATCTTACAATGCAAGATTCCTACGCCGTGGACGATTTTGCAAAAAACTACCCCCCACCGCCAGATGCCTTGCATCAATTTATGCTGGCCGGTTTGTGGCTGCCGCGGGATGCCAACTGGTCGCCCGATTTCCCCACCGCGGCGCGCAGCGCGCAAGATTTATACACCCTCTCTACCAGTCAGGCTACACATGGCGTGATCGCTGTCGATCAGGAAGCCGTAAAAATGTTACTCAACCATCTGGGAGAATTGGATTTAGCCGCGTTCTCCGAAACAGTCACCGCTGAAAATGTGGAATACCTGATGCAACAGGCCTGGGCAGACTCCCCCGATGCTGCGTTGAGCCAGGAATGGTGGCAGCACCGCAAAGATTTTATGCCCCAACTAGGAGGCGCGCTGGCCGAGAATTTTCTGGCTCTCCGAGATGTGGAAAAGCTCCTGAACATCGGACGCGCGGCGCTGGAATCGCTCAAGGCGGGGCATATCTTAATTTATGTGAACCAGCCCGAAATCCAGAATGCGCTGGCAAAGATTGGCCTGGATCACAGTGTTCATCCCGGAGAGGGCGATTTCCTTTATCTGGTTGATTCCAATGTCAGCTTCAATAAAACCGATGCGGTAATCCAACGCCAAATTACTTATCTGGTAAATTTTTCAAATCCTGAAATGATTCCGGCGATGTTGATTGTAAAATACACCCATAATGGCACACAAGCAGTTGCCTGTGTGCACCAGGCCGATTATGGCAGCGGGGTCTATGCCGATATGCAGGCACGCTGCTACTGGGATTATTGGCGCGCGTATATCGCACCTGATACCGCTGTTATAGGCACAAATTCCACCCCCGTTTCAGGGACATGGCTGCTGAGTGGCGAAGATTGGGCCGGGGAGGTCTCATCCGGAACGGGCGAAGGAAATGCCCAAATGTTGAGCGGTTTTTTTGTGTTACCCAGTGCCCAAAACCAAGATATTGTTTTAGAGTTGGTACTGAACCCCAGGATTTTGCAACGCTACGTGGCAGGCACGTTGAGTTATTCGCTGCGTGTTCAGAAACAGGCCGGGCTACTGACTCTACCCCTGGTGCTTCAAATCAAGCCACCTTCTGGGTATCAAATTACTAAACCAGAGACAGGCTGGGCACAAGATAGTGAATCGGGGTTCTGGGTTTGGTCTGGTGATATGATGGGAACGCAAGAATTCGAGATCACTTTTGAAGCAATCCAGGAATTTCCCTGA